The following nucleotide sequence is from Penicillium digitatum chromosome 5, complete sequence.
ATCAGCCACGCGCAAAGGGAACGGGTTTTTTGAAACATGAAACATGAGAACGACATCCGGAAGTCCGAATTAACCGCAAATCATAAGAAAAGTGAAAAACGTGTTTTGACGGATCCCGTAGGAATTACATGACATGGTTCATGAAACCGGCCCCAGAAAGTCGCGAAAGGATGCCGATCTGCAATCGAGCCGCCCCTCGTTGGAAAAATGGTCCTCCCCAACTATCTACCGAACCCGCGGCTACCACACATTTACCACTTCATCTCGTGGGGCTTGTCGCCGTTTCGGAGGCTGAAGGTGGTAGCGAGGTAGCTGCCGAGGAAATCCTCCTTCTTGATGGAGGCAAGGATAGCCTGGTCGACAGCCTTCTGGTCGCTGGCGCGAGCGCTGGCAACAACCTTCTTCTGTAAAGACAAAAAAAGCAGTTAGCATGTGATCACTGCAAATGTGAAGCGCACAAGATGCATACCTCGGCTTTCTCGCCCTGCTTGAAGAAAGCCTCCTCGGTCTTCTGCTCAGCCTTCTTATCCTTGGTGAAGTATCCGGGAGCGGAGATCTTCTCAATGGCCTTGGCGTCAACACCGGTGATGTCGACACGCTTGGAGGTGGCGATCACGTAACGGGAGTTCACGCGACGGAGAGGAACACCGTTGATCTTGAAAGGTCCGGTGACAAGGAGGACACCCTGGTCGAGGGACTTGAGGAGGATGACACGCTTGCCACGGAAACGGCCAGCGAGGAGGATCAGGATGGTGCCGGGAACGAGGGTCTCGCGGACCTTGGCGGGACGCAGGGTCTTGCGAACCTGTAAACACACAAAGTAGTTAGTCTCACATGTCACACAAATTCCCAGCGATTCCCGTGAATCCCAAGTATCTCCATTGTCGTAGCCGCATCTTCCCCAGATGATATGCGATTTGCACAAGAACACAAGATTTAATGAACTTTTTTGTGCCGTCGATTGACACCGGTGTCTGGCTGGATGTCGCCCCGTAATTCACAAAGGCTCTTCCGCAGAATACCGGTGCTATCGTCGCAATCATTGGGGCAGATGTGTGCCAGTCGTATGTCCTCCTCTTTAATGTGGCGTCCCATTTTCTTAGGGTGTACTGACTTTCTTGGGCTGCGACTGATCGTCCACGGGGTACCACTTCTGGGCCTTGTCGGCGGGCACGACCCTCTGGCTCTTCCCGAACTGCTTCGTCTGGCCGTCCGACATGATGGCTGCTGGCGAAGGATGAATGGTTGTCGGGGTGGTTGTTGGAGATTTGGGTGAGGACTTGGACTGGCTAAGCGGAGTCGGCTCCAGTGCGGGAATTCGTCGAGGGTTGTGTGTACGAAGCCCTATCACGTGTTTAACCGACAGCCCTAGCCAATTTTGGAAAGCGGTAGCTCAGCATATGGCTGCCATATCTGTAAGGCCAGAATGTACGGGCGACTGTAAAACCACTTACGCAGAAGCACTGCCCGACACAAACAACTGACGTATACTGCTCGCagcctctctctctttctatACACTCTATCTCTTACATCCCCCACATCACTTTTTTCTTATCTACCTGGAGGTTGCCAATTCAGCTCATCTTCTATTGGACCCCTGTTCAGAATCCATTTCCCAAAATGTCGATAGCTCCGATCATTACCTTCAAAGCAGGTATCTGCGATCTGGATGTACGTGAGCTTAGCTTTCCGGACCCGAATGGTTCAGCCCGACAATCAGCCCCATTATCCGGATATGCACTCATATCAACATTGCAACTTTGCTGACCGTTTCAATTCAGCAATCTAGCACCCCTGCCGCCGTAAAGCCAAAGACCACCCCGGGCTATGTCTATCTTTATTCCGAAGATGACCTTATCCACTTCTGCTGGCGCTCGCGCAGCGCCTTACTAGATGAGCCCGAGCTTGATCTGGTGATGATTCCTTCAGATGGCAGCTTTACTCCCTACAAGCCATCCGGCGGTGATGCTACAAATGGCCGTATCTTTGTCCTGAAGTTCTCCTCTAGCTCTCAGCGGTACCTCTTCTGGATGCAGTCTCAGTCCCAGCACGAGGACGGTGACCCTAGCTGGTTCAGCCCTCGTGACCTGAAGCTTGGAGAAATTGTGGATGTTCTGCTGCAGGGCGAGGATGTTGATGTAGAACATGAGATCGCTAATCTTCCCCGCCGGCCCTCGGGCGGtgatgacgacgagaccATGGAAGACGTGGAAGGCACCGACCATGACCGCGGCCGATACCACAGCACAGGCAGCGGTGGTGCTGGCCCCGATGCGACCGGCGGCGATGTGCGTGAGGAGGGACAAGAGTCGCGAGAGGGTGGTGCGGACGGTGGACGAGCGTAGGTACATATCTCTGACAGCCTTAACCTGGGGCATCCAAGCTAATTTGCCGTTCGTGCAGAGCAACTACCGAGGAAGATTCAGCGTCGGTTGTTCAGGACTTTTTAAAGTCCCTGAGCGGCCGCCCGAGCCCGGGCCAATCCCAAGATCCCGAACGACCATCTACGACACTCCAAGACCTCCTTCCACCTTCGACCACGTTGCAATTTATCGATTCTGCTGATACGACTACTGCCGATCATCTTCTGAGCTTCTTGCCGCCCGCACTACTTTTGCTGGCCCAGGGCAATGCTGAGGCTTCGGAAGCCGATACAGACCCAGAACTTGCCCAAGCTGCTCTCCTGTCCCTCGACCTCTCCCAGAAAAAAGGAATTCTCCGAAAAGTGCTTCGTTCTCCCCAATTCATGCAAAGCTTGGCCAGTCTTACTATCGCTCTCCGTGATGGTGGGCTTCCGAGTATCAGTGAGGCTTTGCAGATTCCCGTGGCTAATGGGGGATTTATGCGGAGAGGTGGAGTACCCCTAGGTGGCGGCGATGCGGTAGATGCGTTCCTGGATGGCGTTCGGCAACACGTTAAAGAAAAGGATTCTCAGATGGATACCGATTGAATCAATACAATTCTTCCGAGATCTTGATACTTTCAAGACATTCTAAGACTTTGTTAAATTTGTCGAACTATTTTTGGAAAAAGGGAGCCCCACTAGCAAACACTGTTTACTGCAAGGCTGCGTCAGTGTTTGGTAAAAACCATAGGGATTTTCACTATGGGAGCTGAAATAGTGTGTAGGGGAAGCAAGGCACCATGTAGGAAACAATCAAAATATCATGTACGGAGCACGATGAATGTACAGCCCTGCCGAAGTATGTCAGCCAGAACAACGTTGAACATCCATGAGGCGCATGCCGGGACTTGTCCTTTTTTAGTGCAATTGCGATCCGGACGCTCTTGGCTCAATTTCATCTTCGGAAGCTTAAGGCTTGTCACTTCTCTTGGTTTGTGTCTTATGTTCACGCTCTTTTCTTTCGCTGTATTATACATATTTTCTACCGCCAACACACGTGTCGCCACCGTGTCCGAGAACCCCCGGTTCAGCCTGCGATGTCTGCGATTCAATAAGATCTGATCCTGCCCGACGATGGCGCCAGATAGCCAGAACCTTGATAATGACGAAAACGCTCCGCCTAACCAAATCCCCCTTCAAGATCTCTCGAAACCGGGAGACACTTCCAATAAACGTGGGAGAAGCAGCGCGGGGACCGGTCTCTTCTCACGACAATCATTGATCGGGAGGGGTTCGCGGAGAAATTATGATAGTGTTGCGGAAGGGTCTCCCATTGATTCGGCTGGACCGAGCAGGCATCCATTGCAACCCTCACAAACGAGGTATACAGAGATTGCTTCCCCGCTTGATGATCTGGGTGGTTTCGCGCAAGCGATATCAACGATTGGCCTCAGCTTCAATGGGCCACAATCAACGGCGTCGGCCCCGGACCCATCAGAACGCCGAAGCTTTGACGATGCTGCTTCCGACCTCGACATCGTACCTCTAGACTCTTATGATTCCCACGACCCGCACGGCTACAATCTCCCAGCAGACGAAGACGACATGATACGCTTGACCGATCCTCGATATATACAACCGATGAGCGGTGCTGCCAGCGCAGAGGAGCGGTACAGCACTGATACTGGTCACTCTGTGCATTTTGGTGGCTCGAGACTGGGCGATGATCTTCCTCACCTGGAGGATGGGATGGGAAGCCGTCGTGGTAGCAGTGTCCGGGATCGATCACGTTCTTTGTCTCCATCGGCATCCAGTGGGGCTCTGAAACGCGCCAGCTCAATGGTCAAATCTATGTCGCAGCGAGTGGTCAACCTGAGCAATGAACCAGAAGTTGTACAGCAAACGATTGAGAGGGAGGAGCTCGATAAAAATGCACGAATGGACGGACCACCGGTCTTGCCCGCGATGGTAGACTATGCATATGTCTCCAATCAACAGGCTCAAGCAGCTCGAGAGAAGCGTTCCTCCAGTAGATTATGGAAGGATCGGAATAATCCATTCAAAGGCAGGTCACTTGGAATCCTGGGACCGAGTAACCCTCTCCGACTCTGGCTGTGTGATATCCTGGTGAATCCGTTCATGGAACCCTTCATCTTGATTGTTATCATCATCCAGACCATCTTGTTGACCGTTGAAGATGCGCTCCCTACTTCCTCGAACTCAATGAAATGGGGAAGCAGCACGTTTGATTGGGTTTTCTTAGCCATTTTCATCATTTACACACTTGAGATAGGCTCGAAGATTTTGGTGTCCGGTTTCATTCTCAACCCTGTCGAGTACAGCACACTCAACCGCAACCTCGGCATCAGGAAAGCGCTCGCGGAGAAGGGCAGGAACCTAATCACACCGCATCGGCAGGGGACGATAAAGAAAGCTTCGATGCTTCAGGCTGAACCCCAAGCTTCAATCCTGCGAACATTCACAGGGATGAACGGACTGGACCCCGAAGTCTATGATGATCCTGTCCACAAACTTCGCGTTAGGCTTGCCCATCGCGCATTCCTGCGACATTCTTTCAACCGGCTTGATTTTGTAGCCGTGGTTGCTTTTTGGGtatccttttttctttcagtTTCGGGAGTTGAGAAAACACACCAACTGTACATCTTTCGCATGTTAAGCTGTCTTCGAATTCTACGTCTCCTTGCCATGACTAATGGTACTTCGGTAAGTCTTCTGTTGCGAGGATGAACCTTCGAGATACTGACCAATCACCACTAGGTAATTCTTCGAAGTCTTAAGCGAGCAGCTCCTCTGCTCGTCCATGTCGCATTTCTGATCGGTTTCTTCTGGCTTCTTTTTGCCATCATTGGCATCCAGAGTTTCAAATCCAGTCTCAGGAGAACGTGTGTCTGGATTGATCCCGCAGGCCAGAACAATTACACATTGAATAATGCATGGGACACAGTGCAATTTTGTGGTGGGTACCTCAACCAGACGGGAGGGAAGATGCCATGGCTTGGCCCCGATGGTGTTGACGCAGGGTTCACCCCCAAAGGATATCTTTGTCCTCAGGGTTCTGTATGCATGGAAGGTGTAAATCCTTACTGGGGCACTATGAGCTTTGACAATATCCTGCACTCCCTCGAGTTGGTCTTTGTGATTATGACCTCCAATACTTTTACCGATTTGCTCTACTATACCACTGACACTGACTACCCCGCTACAGCTCTCTTCTTTGCCTCCGGGTTTGTCATTTTGAGTTTGTGGTTGGTGAACTTGCTGGTTGCGGTTATCACACATTCATTCCAGGTGATACGAGAAGAGAGCAAGCGCAGCGCTTTTGCCGTCCAAAAACTTGATACTGTCGACAAGGATGACACAGTGTCTCGCCAAGTCAGTCCTCTCAAGCGTATATATGATCAAACCGAGTGGATTTGGGTCtgcatcatcatcttcggcCTCATCGTGCAAGCCCTTAGAAGCTCGTCTATGTCTGCACGTCGCACACGGTTCATCGATACTACTGAGACTGTTGTCACTATCATTTTTCTAATCGAGATTATCTTACGATTTGTCTCGGATTGGCGAATGTTTCATCGAAAGCGTCGTAACTTGACAGACCTTTTGCTTGTAATAATTACCTGCATCATCCAGATACCGCCCATCAGAAACTCAGGTCGCGCATACACAGTTCTCACCTTGTTCCAGATCCTTCGAGTCTACCGAGTGGTACTGGCTTTCTCTGTGACCAGAAAGCTGATCGTGATTGTATTCAGCAATACTGTCGGTCTGCTCAACTTGATTTTTTTCCTATTCTTGATGACCTTTTTATCTGCCATTTTCGCAACACAGCTTTTTCGAAGCCAAATCCCAGATCAAGATCCAAGTGGCACGACGATCATGATCACGTTTTCGAATATTTACAACTCATTCCTGGGAATGTATCAAATTTTATCGAGCGAGAATTGGACCACGATTCTTTACAATGCGACGGCATACACGACTGAATTTAACACAGCCTGGATTTCGGCAGCGTTCTTCATTCTTTGGTTCATTGTGGCCAACTTTATCATCCTAAACATGTTCATTGCTGTCATTCAGGAAAGCTTTGATGTTTCAGAAGACGAAAAACGAATGCACCAGGTCAGAGCGTTTTTGGAACAGAAACAAGTCCATGGAGCACCCCAAGGAAACCTAGCGCTCTCCACAATTCTTCGCATGGGCCGAGATTCAGCCCGGTACAAAGATCCACTTGACCATGGTCCTGCGGCGTTGGAAATGTTG
It contains:
- a CDS encoding 60S ribosomal protein eL6 — encoded protein: MSDGQTKQFGKSQRVVPADKAQKWYPVDDQSQPKKVRKTLRPAKVRETLVPGTILILLAGRFRGKRVILLKSLDQGVLLVTGPFKINGVPLRRVNSRYVIATSKRVDITGVDAKAIEKISAPGYFTKDKKAEQKTEEAFFKQGEKAEKKVVASARASDQKAVDQAILASIKKEDFLGSYLATTFSLRNGDKPHEMKW
- a CDS encoding 26S proteasome complex ubiquitin receptor, subunit Rpn13 is translated as MSIAPIITFKAGICDLDQSSTPAAVKPKTTPGYVYLYSEDDLIHFCWRSRSALLDEPELDLVMIPSDGSFTPYKPSGGDATNGRIFVLKFSSSSQRYLFWMQSQSQHEDGDPSWFSPRDLKLGEIVDVLLQGEDVDVEHEIANLPRRPSGGDDDETMEDVEGTDHDRGRYHSTGSGGAGPDATGGDVREEGQESREGGADGGRAATTEEDSASVVQDFLKSLSGRPSPGQSQDPERPSTTLQDLLPPSTTLQFIDSADTTTADHLLSFLPPALLLLAQGNAEASEADTDPELAQAALLSLDLSQKKGILRKVLRSPQFMQSLASLTIALRDGGLPSISEALQIPVANGGFMRRGGVPLGGGDAVDAFLDGVRQHVKEKDSQMDTD